From the Lactuca sativa cultivar Salinas chromosome 9, Lsat_Salinas_v11, whole genome shotgun sequence genome, the window GAAATGATCTCAATTAAGTCTCCTAATTTGTAATCACCTCAAAAACAAATGCTGGAAGTAGTTCTTGTTTTGTATTGCAGATATATGGAGGTGAAAAATTACAACAAGGATTGCTCAACAGACCTGATAAGACACCACTTATCACAGTAAGCCAATGATGAACATTGTGCTATGTTGTTTTTTCATCATTCTTCTACATATCCTTGAATGGGTTGTTTAATAAATGTAGGTAAGCAATCATATTGCTTCCATGGATGATCCATTGGTTATTGCTGCACTTCTTCCTAAAAGTCTTCTTTTGGATGCTCGTAACTTGAGATGGACACTTTGTGCTACTGATCGTTGCTTCCGTAATCCACTCACTTCTGCATTTTTTAAGTGTGTTAAAGTTCTTCCTGTCTCTCGTGGTGAAGGAATTTATCAGAAGGTATGGGTTCACGTGCTTTTTTCCTTGTGCAATGATCCTTTAATTTCTTTTCTGGGGTTGATTAGTTATACTTGACCTATCAAAAAAACATCTAATTGGAGATGCATTCATTCTCATATGGTTAATTTTTGGTTAGGGTATGGATGTTGCCATTGCAAAACTAAATAGAGGTGGGTGGGTCCACATATTCCCTGAAGGCAGTCGTTCCCGAGATGGTGGATCAACTATGGGTTCTATAAAGAGAGGCATTGCAAGGTTAGGATCTCATTTTCTCTTATATGCCTATTGCCTAAGGCCTAATCTTATCTTCTTACTGGGTGTGGTAAGAGACTGGGTCTGGTATGACTCAGTCAGATCTGACTcaatcagcaactatcaaacaaggGTAGAGCCAACAAAACAATTAGGGAAGGGAAGTCTAGTGTAGGTAGACTGTGTGTGAGGTGATCAAGAATTCATGATCAAccatttagtttttagttttcaaGTGGAAGGCTTTTTATTGTTTGTCTGACTTTAATATGGTTAATTGTCGCCTTTTTGTTGTCTTTATCCAATACTCAATATGGTTAAGGCCtaagggttaaatgcaagaaatagaaaaggtacttttattgatttgtttataatattatagcatcctactttcatttcttaccATAGAACATTCTACTTTGAATAAATCTACCAAATTATAACAATGTCATCCaatacaaagcaattttcacTGCTATAATTGGATAGTTTTTTCAAAGCATGGTATCCTATAAGAAAGAGAATTCAAAGTACTATAATATGAAGAAATGAATGTACTATGCTATAAGTACACAAAAAATTTGAAAATTCTTCCACATTGTTAATCTTGGTTGCTATAATTTTTCATTCAAAGGGTTATTTTTGAATTAAAGTTGAATTAGCCATAATTGtttactaaatttgaaaattctTCCATAGGTTAATCTTGGATGCAGACAATGCCCCGATGGTTATTCCATTTGTGCATGCAGGGATGCAAGAGATGATGCCTGTTGGAGCCtcgtttcctagggttggcaaaACGGTACAAATATTTGCAACCTGTTCTGTCATGTCATGTTCTGTTTGTCTTGTCATGTGTTGTCCTGTTGCAAAAAACACTATTCATGTTTCTAATCGGTGTGAAATTTTTAGGTGACGGTACTTGTGGGTGATCCAATCGACTTCAAAGATGTA encodes:
- the LOC111895309 gene encoding uncharacterized protein LOC111895309 isoform X2, which translates into the protein MHGLNHVQIYGGEKLQQGLLNRPDKTPLITVSNHIASMDDPLVIAALLPKSLLLDARNLRWTLCATDRCFRNPLTSAFFKCVKVLPVSRGEGIYQKGMDVAIAKLNRGGWVHIFPEGSRSRDGGSTMGSIKRGIARLILDADNAPMVIPFVHAGMQEMMPVGASFPRVGKTVTVLVGDPIDFKDVRDLEQDNTVPRGNLYDVVSTRIGDRLIKLKAQLDKLLQVQTDDVVQHFDDNNDNNSNKQDHEEYFKVESSYKGFGIDLMGFAARGLFVNQKMKEHVVEGGISIRPLPLRAWNSFWRQLLHNNNNNGVASLSMLSGAT